The genome window CCCATAAGTGAGTGACACGGAGCTCAGCATCTTAAATTGGATCTCATCGTATCTTGAGGTTTTGACACAGGCTTGAAAGTGGGTAatgatagcagagagagagagagagagagagagagagagagagagagagagagagagagagagagagagaaggggggttagatgagtgatgaaggaaaggaactgCTGTGAATGGTGAAAGATTAGAatgccgtacacacacacacacacacacacacacacacacacacacacacacacacacacacacacacacacacacacacacacacggtaaaataACAGCCTTAGCTCGGAAGGATTAAAGACAACTTGGAacggaaataaaataaacgaaaatgaaaataataataaaaaacatcaaAGTCTTTCATTCCAAGTTTTCTATTGTttgatcttcctttcttttcttttcgctcttcctttattttcctttttatttttactttttttttaattttttacttctgtcttcttatttgtatttaagttcatctgtctgtctgtctgtctgtcagtctagtTATATCTcagttttcgtgtttttttctttttttgtaggttaggttatgctctctctctctctctctctctctctctctctctctctctctctctctctctctctctctaagtctcattatattttttcgaGGGAGTAGTGGTTGTAGGTaggttatgctctctctctctctctctctctctctctctctctctctctctctctctcaggtatacATCATTATACTTATTCCCGGTTAATCGCCTTAATGTCAAAATATAGAATGGACAATGTAATGTGTTCAGCAAGAAAGCTTTGCCTGAGTGGGCGCGCGGTGTCCAATAACACAAGTGAAGGCATTTAGCGTAGATTAGGGAACGAAGCAACGCGACCCACTAATTGGTATCCTAATGAATTGGAAATGGCAGATTCGTAATACAGGAAATTGGTGCTCGGGGGATAAATGAAGGACAAGTGGATGATTACTGGCTGATGTTTCCACCGGCTGAACTTTTGAAGCTTCGGATCCTTGCCTTGAAGTTTcgttgtcttttctttgtttttcttattaggttcatatatttactcttttttttttctctctctctctctctcttggtgctcGGGGGATAAATGAAGGACAAGTTTTTCACCGGCTGTGTTTGTGAAGCTTCGGATCTTTGCCTTGAAGTTtcattgcctttttctttcagtttttcttatttgttgtaagtacttctcttctttttctctctcggaTAAATGAAGGACAAGTTAATGATTACCAGCTGATGTTTCCACGGCCTGTGTGTTTTTGAAGCTTCGGATCTTTGCCTTGAAGTTtcattgcctttttctttcagtttttcttatttgttgtatgtactttttcttctttttctctctcggaTAAAAGAAGGACAAGTGGATGATTATCAGCTGATGTTTCCACCGGCTGTATTTTTGAAGCTTCGGATCTTTGCCTTGAAGTTTCATTGCCCTTTCTTTAGATTTCCTTATTGAGttcatgtactctctctctctctctctctctctctctctctctctctcagattgaACCTTCAAGAATGTCACGCACTTGCCTCTGCCTTGATGCCTAAGCTTCGTTTCACTGTATTCGAAGCCTGATTATGGTGTTCAGGAAGCTCAATTCAAGCTTAAAACTTACTAAATAGAGTCGAACCGATAACTTagcctttcaaattttctatattctcacgtaaaagaaaaaagccaATTCGCTATTGCTACGATCATTTGCATTCGATTCTAATTAGTCTAAATCCAAAGCTGCTTTACGtaattagtgtgttttgtgttcagGAGGCGTGAGGCGGCGGGCAATGTAACTGACGAGGGTGAAGGGCGGGGGGCGGGAGAAGGGGCGTGTCTCCCTCTAAAGATGGATTATGGATTATGATTATAAGAAATGAGAGGGGAAACgaagggggaaagaaggggTGAGGAAGCCAAATCATACATATAcatagacaaaaaaagacagacagacagacaggcagagacgaacagacagacaaacagacagacagacaggaaggcaaatcatacatatatgtacatagacaaaaaagacagacagacagatagacagagacggacagaaagacagagtgacagacagacagacaggaaggcaaatcatacatatacatagacaaaaagacagacagacagatagacagagacggacagacagacagacatacagagacagacagacagacagacagacagacagacggacagacagacacacgttattaatcccttcagtaatgggacacaattttaccttgaaatttatgtatgattagaccattttattgacattaggaaggctctaaggtggtcacaagattaatggcaacagtcttcactattttaaatccccacatgagtttctgaagctgtacaaaatcgccaaatagcaaGCATAATCAATGTAgaaacgcgtcaaggtactgGTTAATACTTAACAGGAATCTTATTAACTTAAACCACTAAGAATAACGTAAAAATTATCGAAACTCTTAAAGGTCTTTAAAGTTATCAATAATATTACCATAAAGTCATTTCTCTTCATTGAATGTAACTCAGCAGTGAACACTTGACAAAATTtaggaaacaaagttaagtatggaaatgaggaagaggaggaggaggaggaggaggaggaggaggaggaggaggaggaggaggaggaggaggaggaggaggaggaagaggaggaggataacgtaAATCATTTCAACAATTAGCCATTTAAGGATTAATGGGAACTACCTGGTGAAGTGTAATTAGCGACAGGTAACTGATACTTCCACGCGTGAttcctgcaccacacacacacacacacacacacacacaccaaataacaGCACCACCTCTTCAATACCTCAACCAACactacaaagaaaacaacaacatacacgTCCTCCGTCAGGCGTTCCTCATTAGTCTTTGGCCCTTAGAACACTGATGGCCCACAGTATAACAATAACACACCtttaagaaggggaaaaaaaaaacactcacaacactcaacacagcaaagaaaacggtagcagcttccttctccttcgtcaGACAGCTCCTCATCAGCGCCTAGCCTCTTAAAACACACAAGGCTAATGACGCTGTATGTCGACGCTTCAGATTACCCAGAGGCAGTTGTTCCCCGGAGAGACATCGGTCCTGGCTACGGCCCTCGCTAGTATATCATCTCTAATGGCCCTTAACCGCCCTGCCTCCCTGTTATCGCCGTCAGGGTAAGAATCTGAAGCGACGTGACACGGAAGCTTATCCCTACCTCGTCCCTAACCTTGAAAAGTGAGCGCTGACGGAGGGACGTTTCTAAATAAcactggtttcttttttttttttttgtctgttttgtttatattttccttgtttttttcttgttttgtggtgtttgaatgttatgtatttttttatttgtgtcacgtgatgtgtttatatataaaaagatgcttgagagagagagagagagagagagagagagagagagagagagagagagagagagagagaggaagccatATTTCATTCATGTTTACGAAGtctctgatgtttttttttatgaaattctTAAAGAGAGGATGAAATTTGAGTAAAGTCACTATGCCATTTTGGATaaggattttttacattgtAGTTGCGagttgagcacacacacacacacacacacacacacacacacacacacacacacacacacattatcaaaaGGTTCAGTGACTAAGTTCTCATTTTTTCCAGTCAGTTAATCCCGGCATGAAGGTTTTAGAAGCATTAATGTGAATCTTTGATAACACTTCTCGATGCACTTTGAGAATAAAACTGCACAAATTAATTCACTGCacgtttattaattttttgttctctttccttcaatcttttttttttcgtccattttctttttttttccagcacactttttcttatcttagtTCAATTTCACTTATCATTTTGTTACTGGTGCTAATTGTTGCTTGTTACTCGTACTTCACAggatctttctcttcctcactctctctctctctctctctctctctctctctctctctctctctctctctctctccaaggatcGGTCACGGCAGTAATATAACGTTATCGTAAATTCTCAATTACAGTTTCCCGTGAAAAATGCCCAGAACCATAAGTCATCTGCAAGTTATCTTTAACACCCCCACTCaccacaccctcctctcctcacctccctatcctcctgctcttcccactcttcctcctcttgctcctccctctctttcccctgctcctccccctcttcctcctccttctcccgccTTGCCTTGTTGCACTTCGAAATTTTGCTTCTCGCGGAGTTTAATTTATTCGGCGATGCGTCATGGTACGGCCTAGATGCGCCTGCTGTTTGAGAGAGATAAATGTATAACAACCTCCGCCCGCCCTCGCCCCGCCACGCCAGCCTCACAGGTCCCTCGCAGTGCCCCCGGGGATCGAAGAACACAGAAAACGAACCATCAGCTTTGCACTCGCTCGAAAGAAACACGAGGCGATTGTTTGAACGCAACCATTGTTACAAGCCGGGAAACAATTAGTGCTGAGTAATTGGCCTTTGTCTGAAGGGCGGCGGGACTGGTGGTGGGCTGGCACTTCGATGACACCTGAGACCTGAGACCTGACGACGCCCTAAGTTTGATTCTCTGCCCCCCTCccagagttaaaaaaaaaagattcaaaaTCCTTTCTTCAACGCTTCAATACTTCTCGCTCGCAAACTTTGAACTTACTCGTGGgttttttgttcctctctctctctctctctctctcttgattcgtCAGTGcactcatttcttttccctcgCTTTAATTCTCTCTAATTTATTTAATACACTTATCCTTCACCAGACCGCCTCCTCATTCATCTCCATTTATTACCTTATACTTTCGCGTTCACTCGTTCACTGCTTCCCTTCGtgattattttctattctcactttctctgtttttcacaCGCTCACTACTtcgacccaacctaacctaacctcccctCACCTGACTCGACCATACCACAAAATTAGAGGGTTTGTCtgatttatctatctaattgtctacctatttgtctatttatctctacTCGTTCTTTTCGTCTATCAGCAAGTCTGgttattcctgttttttgtaCCTATTTACCTACTTGTTGCTCCATTCATTCACGTTCATCCAtacgtgttttatttatctatttgtttatctatctaactgtttatctgtctctctatttatctgtctatccaaATGTGgtgatttatttgtctatcttttttttttatttatttatttatactatatgggtttttcacgggaatttctggggtaAAGGAgacattttatctatttatctatctatctacatctatctatctatatctacgtATCTACCtaaatatgtatgcatgtatgtgtgtttgtatgtatgtatgtatgtatgtatgtatgtatgtatctatctatctacatttgTTTACACATCAACACtttccacgcacacacacaaaaaaagagatcaCAAAACGCTTCAATTTTTGCTATTCTTCATTGCATTATTCTCTCTATCCAACGCCAATAATGAAGCAAGCGTGACTCCCTCTACctgttccttctccacctcccctccacccctccacctccctcctgtgATACCTGAGAGTTCCACCTGCCTGCCACCTGTGCGAGATCATCATTGTTAATTAAGCTCGATCCCTTATACGCGGAActaatttaattaattttgttttgccaaaggaggaaggtgtgtgtgtgtgtgtgtgtgtgtgtggtggcgctgaagataccaccactactactactattgctactactctcaccaccaccactactactactgctactactgctactactgtctactactacttcggTACTTCCCATCTCCACTTCGGGATTATAAAAACTAATCCAAGCTTTAATCAGCAGACGACACTAGTGGCTCATTGCCGGTGGACACAATAAACCTCCAGCGCGCGGCCATCCAGACACTAATAGCCGCATAAAAGTCTTCTGcaaatggaatgaaagaaaaacgggaGGGGAGGCTGTTTGTTAGCgtcaccatttatttatttcctacctttttttttcgcatGCGGGAATGTGTGCACAGTAaggggcttgagagagagagagagagagagagagagagagagagagagagagagagagagagagagagagctgttatgTAAAAGCTTCAATACCACACAGATGACACTACTTTTAACGAgatgccgcctcctcctcctcctcctcctcctcctcccactaggCCTGCTTCTGTTTGttccttctttgtattttttttttttcctcctcctcctcctcctcctcctcctcctcctcctcctctctttggtGTTGTTAATTAAGAATATGATATAATGAGGAGACTGAGGCATGATtcacaaaacgataaaaaaattgctaaatataaaaagattaaTCAATATCTCACTTCGATTTCTACAAGGCAAGACGGCATatgttgtttttcattcttatttcctgCCTGCATGTTACTGGAGGGAAAGTATGCGGGGAGAAAACTTGTAATGTTCTATCCTGTTCTCTTGCACGTGGTTTATTatggtacctctctctctctctctctctctctctctctctctctctctctctctctctctctctctctctctctctctctctacaatagtTATCCTCAAATTATAACCGGTTCATGCACATTTTCTTTGCACTAGTAATAAAGAATGGAGTTGCAAGGCTAAATCAACTATTACATCtacattattacaattattcttttcttcagtgTATATAGAAAAAGTTTATTTGTCCCTTTGTTCAAGTTTACGTTATTGTAGCTGCTAACTCTTATCCACTGCCTCAAACAAGCTGCCTCATTttgtcttcagttttttttttgttgcgtaGGCCTACTGGTTCAAATAATCTTTTCTTGACAATCTTTTCTTGACACCCACAGATCGCTGTGTCTACATGTAAATTTTTGTCCGTGGCTTGAAATCAGTGAGGCCATATTTCTATTATAATATTCCATTTTTGTCCATTTGGCTCAGGATGAAACCACACTCTGGCTTCaagttctttaatttttcctttttttcaacttaGGTTTGTTTTTCCTGGTTTTTCATAAGTAATTCGACATAAAATGGTTTAAGTACAAAACTTATAATTATATATTAATATCTTACTATTTTCTTCTAAGCATCGGTGGTTCAGTGGTAGAATTCTCGCCTGCCACGcgggaggcccgggttcgattcccggccgatgCACATTTTCTTCCAGCAACGTAAATAAACACAAGCCGTGAAGGAAGACTCGCCTTACAGCGGTGACGGCCACGTGACAATGTGCACCCACCACACACTTGTGCACAGAACTTAATTCCGGCTTACACAAATAATCTTataatttatttcttctataCTATCTATTGATATATAGGCTTCGAGTCAAATGAAGTAATGCTACAACAAATATGTAGCTATTGCACAAATTCATTGGACTTCGTTCTTTAAACATTGAACTCGGTAATATCATAATACATTGGttattagttaaagtatttgCTGCGTCTAAAAATGGAGTGGATTCTGATCTGggcgtcttcttccttctcgcgATTCttaaaatgaattacgtacATAAACATTGGGTCACAGAGGCACATTACCGTTGCCTTCCTCCAAGGTCATTACATTAATTACTAACTATATTCCCTTGTGTTTCTAGATCCAGAAAGTGAAGCAAAGTCAGAATTAACCaccaatatagataaataactcCCAAATGTCTTTAAATAAGGCAATGGTTATATTCCCGTTCAGACAGCCCACACCAACACCCtcctccagtcctcctccttccctcacataTCAACTCgtcaatatttccttcatttttttagtgtttcccGGGAATTTctagcaacaccagcagcactattattattattattattattattattattattattattattattactgtgtgtgtgtgtgagagagagagagagagagagagagagagagagagagagagagagagagagagagagagagagagagagagagagagagagaatgggggttAGATGGAAGTGATAGGGAGTTGATATGAGAAATCAGAAATGTAGAAACAAGGGAGTGGGGATGGGGAGGCAGACGTGAAGTGGGGTTGAGAAACGTGGCTTAATAAACGTCATGAGTTCTGGCCAATGATATTTACCTATTAAAATCGCTTGAGTTGACGTATATAGCTTCAGATCAAAACAAGGATCTCTACGcgtggaaacaaaaaaaaaataacgaacgaAAAATACGTAATTCTGCAGGGACACTAAAAACctctaaaatataaaaatgtttcCCTGTGTGGTGACTGCTGGTGACTCCTTTTCCTGAAaccgcaagtgtgtgtgtgtgtgtgtgtgtgtgtgtgtgtgtgtgtgtgtgttggagtgtgggtgggtggtaaGTGAAACAGCTGTATTAAGGGAATCGAGACTATCAGTGATCCAATGCGAAGGTCACAGGAAGGGCGATAGGTGATATAACAATTTCATGGCGACGATGGCTACTTTCATTACTATATGTATTACGAGTACAAATTCTGCATTCTTTAACTATTTGTGGCTAGTCTCGGAACAGTTTATTATTGCGACGTTTATCGAGTATTAAGTCATATACGATGCTACGATGGACCGATGTATTTGAAGCAGTACGGTAACGGTACTCATCAACTTATCGACATAACAAAAAAGTAGTGATTATGTACATTTTAGCAGCATCATTGAACAATAAATTTATAAAAACTCATTgtcatcatttccttctttcctctgaatctttaGTGGTTAGTTAGGTTATTAAAAACACCGTTGCAAAGACTCGACATTTCTACTACCACTGTTTACATCAGCTGATTGGAGACGCTCGCTCGACCCTCCACTTCATTTTACTCTCACGCCGCTGCAAAAGGTAATGCAATCCCAGCAGTGCGTCCCTCTGAACTACACGGTACATCTTTATATAGCTAGGCACAAAAATACATGTCTGTGCCTCACGCtgcagaggaggaggctggaaaGGACAAGGAAATTTTTCTATGCATTGTCATGGAGCCTGACGTTAGTGTGGTGTCCTTGGTGAGACAGGGAAGCGATTTATTGACTTTTCCAGGATTATTTAAGTGGGTGTAATCATTTCTTAAGTGTTAATATGGAGATAGAGAGTGTATGCATCAGGTAATCTTTTCCCTTGGGTATGAAACTATTCTGAACACAAAGAACGTAGTGTGAAATCTATATAGTCGTCTGTAAGAATGTAAGGGATTGGAGTAAGTTTTTCGATATTTTTTGACGACATAAGCTTTAGAGGTTGCTGGGtaagaagaaacgaaaataacaataataataataaataaataaacaactcaCTCAACATAATGGctattccctctttctttcactctatcacttcatattttcacccattcttcattttctactcttcacatttttcccttctctgtctATCCCCACTCCACCACCCAGAAGAAATGTCTCAGTGTGGTTAGCAATGAAGGAAAGGTTTGGCAGATAGCTGTGAATGGGTTAAGGGGACAGtgctctcttctcctccattaaTGTTGTGACGCAGATTTTTGAGAATTTGATAAGACGCCACAGACATCTACTTAGCCAACACTAATTCAAGCACCTatctgtggctgtggtgttaCTTTTAAGTGTGTATACCATGACAAATTTGAAGTAACAAATGTCACGATATCACCAGCAGTCCAAGGCttaagtagaaaaatatagGACCTTTGTGCAACCCTTTAAGGAAATATAGGCTCTGTGCTGCAATTAAATGAGATAAAGACTCTATGCACCCATTAAAGAGATATGTGTTTTGTGCATCATTTTAACAGATAAAGGCTTTGTGCACCCATTAAGAGAGATAGGCTCTCTGCACCCATAAAAAGTACATAGGCTCTTTGCTTCTATTGAAGGATAtagttatggtgtgtgtgtgtgtgtgtgtgtgtgtgtgtgtgtgtgtgtgtgtgtgtgtgtgtgagagataaGCTCTCTGCACCCATAAAAAGTACATAGGCTCTTTGCTTCTATTGAAGGAtatagttatgtgtgtgtgtgtgtgtgtgtaacgagtCATTCTCCACAGGGCAGGAGTTTATGAGAACAAACGTGGACAGTGACACTGACCAGAGTGGCACGAACGAGGGAGTGAAGGCCATGGAAACCTCGGAGTGGTTAGAGGAGACCAACAAGATGCATATCCACAGAGCCGACATGAACAAGCTCATTATGAACTACCTCGTCATGggtgagttgtggtggtggtggtggtggctgggatGGGAAGGCTGTTAGTTTTGCAAGATTGTTTTGGAGACAGATAGTGTGTTAGATATTACTTTAATAGAATGACTGTACATTACATTTCTAAatagtcattattgttatttccctTCTGTTTCCCTGACTTCACACTACTGAAGACAAACCGAGAAATGCTTTTCTTATGTAAAAGTCAAAATccggccaagggaaacaaaaacatttaaacaaaaaggctcacttagatgccagtccccaagcaggTCCATGTGCTGATCCTTATAAGACACAAGGACTGAAGCACAGAGTGACACAGTCTGCTATTTCAAGAGCCCATAATGCATCTCTAACTAGAACACCCGTCCACCACAGAGGGGTTCAAGGAGGCCGCTGAAAAGTTCTCCATTGAGGCCAATATAAAGCCACCAATGGACCTGGACCAGCTGGACGAGCGTATCCGAATCAGAACAGCGATACAGAATGGCCAGTTCCAGGAGGCGATGAGGATGGTGACAGCCTTGCACCCGGAGATCCTGGATGACAACTCCCAGCTCTACTTCCACCTCCAGGTAACACAACACCCTTACCTGCCAGGTGCTGAGGTGTTAGTTGCATCTCTCTCTTTGTACCATTACTCTCCTTGTAACTATTGAGACTAACCTCACCGAATGTCTCATCACCATGTAATGACTGTCACCTCACTCATAATTGCATCAGTGAAGccaaaacattaatattttcaaaggttcctaatgatttttttttgttatacatGTAATTCCTATATATGCTTGTATTATTTTTGGGGGAGGAAATAACCAGTTGTGGCTATGTAAATAACAGGTTACCTTAAGAGCAGAGCAGAGTGCCAGCAATGCCAACGCTTTGTACCCCACAGCAACAGGTGCTGATTGAGCTGATCCGTGAGGGGCGTGTGGAGGAGGCTGTGGTGTATGCTCAGGACCACTTGGCGGAGCGTGGCCAGCGGGACCCTTCCATCCTCAATGAGCTGGAGAGGACCCTGGCGCTGCTTGCCTTTGACCAGCCTGACACATCCCCATTCGGTGACCTCCTGCACCCCTCACACCGCCAGAAGGTGAGCCCAGTGAGGCACATTGGCTACAGTTGTCACAGAAGAGACATGTCATAAAACGGGCTGTACACATGCATGATACTGTACCACAATATAATTTTTGTACCAGACAGTCCAACATTCAGACATGCTGATCATGAATTAGAATGGATATTGGAGAGActattgtctttctgtcttgtaTAAATTGCTTGTGAGAATCATGACTAGCACAGATACAAGCAGAGTTCTCCCCCAAGCAGGTTGCCAGTGAGCTGAATGCAGCCATCCTTCGCGCACAGAACCAGGAGGAGACCACTCCACTCCTAGCCGAGCTACTCAAACTGCTACTGTGGGCTCAGGATGAACTCAACAAGAAGAAAGTGCAATACCCATACATGACAGACCTCATCAAGGGTCAGATAGAAGAACGCAAGTGAATCTAGGAAGTGTGCTCATCCTGTCTTATGGAGAGATTGTCTAACCGTTGTGATGTTAGAGATAATTTTTAACTGTGTGGCTGATGCTAGGGTCTGTCTAACCAAAGAAAAGTTAGATAGTGTTGTCTAATCCAGATAAGATTACTCTCTCACCTAGCATAAGTTAGGTAGGCTGTTTTAGTGCAAGTGAGGCAAGGATGGCTGTTTTACTGGTGTATGTGTATCATTAGCTGCAGAATCAGTGGAAGCTAAACAATTAGGTGTTTCCATAGACTCATTACATATAAATTGAAGGAAAGTTTACTCCCACACTCCTTCCCAATATCTCAAATTAAAACAGTAGAAGTAAAACAGTCCTATACTTTCCTTATTTGGtgatgaattaaaaagaaatctcaaaatgaaataaacaattttgtaagttttctttttacatttttacattgataaTACAAATAGTTTTAAAGAAGATGAATTTAGAAGGTTAATGTATGTGTGAAAGC of Portunus trituberculatus isolate SZX2019 chromosome 32, ASM1759143v1, whole genome shotgun sequence contains these proteins:
- the LOC123512106 gene encoding glucose-induced degradation protein 8 homolog isoform X2 encodes the protein MRTNVDSDTDQSGTNEGVKAMETSEWLEETNKMHIHRADMNKLIMNYLVMEGFKEAAEKFSIEANIKPPMDLDQLDERIRIRTAIQNGQFQEAMRMVTALHPEILDDNSQLYFHLQQQVLIELIREGRVEEAVVYAQDHLAERGQRDPSILNELERTLALLAFDQPDTSPFGDLLHPSHRQKVASELNAAILRAQNQEETTPLLAELLKLLLWAQDELNKKKVQYPYMTDLIKGQIEERK
- the LOC123512106 gene encoding glucose-induced degradation protein 8 homolog isoform X1, producing the protein MRTNVDSDTDQSGTNEGVKAMETSEWLEETNKMHIHRADMNKLIMNYLVMEGFKEAAEKFSIEANIKPPMDLDQLDERIRIRTAIQNGQFQEAMRMVTALHPEILDDNSQLYFHLQQQVLIELIREGRVEEAVVYAQDHLAERGQRDPSILNELERTLALLAFDQPDTSPFGDLLHPSHRQKQVASELNAAILRAQNQEETTPLLAELLKLLLWAQDELNKKKVQYPYMTDLIKGQIEERK